Proteins encoded by one window of Clostridium cagae:
- a CDS encoding tRNA (adenine(22)-N(1))-methyltransferase → MELSKRLNWILEYVDKCDAVMDVGTDHGYIPIHLVKNKMVDKAIASDINKDPLQKAKINASLDGVIDKIDLRLGAGLSPLKKNEVQGVIIAGMGGNLIRDILEKDINKVKKLDYLILQPAQNPEVLREYLYNSNYEILNEDLCFDEGQFYELFKVKYKMGENTKLDPIFYEISPIMLKENNKLIKEYIKIKIEKYNKIVCFIKEETESAKLRKEELYNKIKVLEDFTR, encoded by the coding sequence ATGGAGTTAAGCAAAAGATTAAATTGGATATTAGAATATGTTGATAAATGTGATGCAGTAATGGACGTAGGAACTGATCATGGATATATACCAATTCATCTAGTGAAAAATAAAATGGTAGACAAAGCAATTGCCAGTGATATAAATAAAGATCCACTTCAAAAAGCAAAGATTAATGCTTCATTAGATGGAGTTATAGATAAAATAGATTTACGCTTAGGGGCAGGTCTTTCACCTTTAAAGAAAAATGAAGTACAAGGTGTGATAATAGCTGGAATGGGTGGAAATCTAATAAGAGATATATTAGAAAAAGATATTAATAAAGTTAAAAAATTAGATTATTTGATTCTTCAACCAGCTCAGAACCCAGAAGTATTAAGAGAGTACTTATATAATAGTAATTATGAGATTTTAAATGAGGATTTATGCTTTGATGAAGGTCAATTTTATGAATTATTTAAAGTGAAATATAAAATGGGGGAGAATACTAAATTAGATCCTATATTTTATGAAATAAGTCCAATAATGTTAAAAGAGAATAATAAGTTAATAAAAGAATATATAAAGATTAAAATTGAAAAATACAATAAAATTGTATGCTTCATAAAAGAAGAAACTGAATCTGCTAAATTAAGAAAAGAAGAACTATATAATAAAATAAAGGTGTTAGAAGATTTTACAAGATAA
- the rpoD gene encoding RNA polymerase sigma factor RpoD: MAEGGKESMEQKVKKKAEKGKEDKNAKMAMVKGLIDKGKKNGSLTYKEIMDEIDHIDLSPEQIEKIYEVLEMMGIEVIGGATDAPEVEEEIDLTVLEGIAIDDPVRMYLKEIGKVPLLSSEQEIDYAKRIEEGDPVAKKKLAEANLRLVVSIAKRYVGRGMLFLDLIQEGNLGLIKAVEKFDYRKGFKFSTYATWWIRQAITRAIADQARTIRIPVHMVETINKLIRVQRQLLQELGRDPFPEEISKVMELPVDKVREIQKIAQEPVSLETPIGEEEDSHLGDFIPDDEAPAPAEAAAFTMLKEQLINVLDTLTPREEKVLRLRFGLDDGRARTLEEVGKEFNVTRERIRQIEAKALRKLRHPSRSKKLKDYLD; the protein is encoded by the coding sequence ATGGCAGAAGGAGGTAAAGAAAGTATGGAGCAAAAAGTTAAAAAGAAGGCCGAAAAAGGAAAAGAAGACAAAAATGCTAAAATGGCCATGGTAAAAGGTCTGATTGATAAAGGTAAGAAAAATGGTTCTTTGACTTATAAAGAAATTATGGATGAAATAGATCATATAGATTTAAGCCCAGAACAAATAGAAAAAATTTATGAAGTACTTGAAATGATGGGAATTGAAGTAATAGGTGGAGCAACTGATGCACCAGAAGTTGAAGAAGAAATAGATTTAACAGTTTTAGAAGGAATTGCAATAGATGATCCTGTTAGAATGTACTTAAAAGAAATAGGTAAAGTACCTTTATTATCATCAGAACAAGAAATAGATTACGCTAAAAGAATTGAAGAGGGCGATCCTGTAGCTAAGAAAAAACTTGCAGAAGCTAATTTAAGATTGGTAGTAAGTATAGCTAAAAGATACGTTGGAAGAGGTATGTTATTTTTAGACTTAATTCAAGAAGGAAATTTAGGTCTTATAAAAGCAGTAGAAAAATTTGACTATAGAAAGGGTTTTAAATTCTCTACTTATGCAACATGGTGGATTAGACAGGCAATAACTAGAGCAATTGCGGATCAAGCTAGAACTATTAGAATACCAGTTCATATGGTAGAAACTATCAATAAATTAATAAGAGTTCAAAGACAATTATTACAAGAATTAGGTAGAGATCCTTTCCCAGAAGAAATTTCAAAGGTAATGGAATTACCAGTAGATAAAGTACGTGAAATTCAAAAAATAGCTCAAGAACCAGTATCATTAGAAACACCTATTGGTGAAGAAGAAGATTCTCACTTAGGTGACTTTATACCAGATGATGAAGCTCCAGCTCCAGCAGAAGCAGCAGCATTTACAATGTTGAAAGAGCAATTGATAAATGTATTAGATACTTTAACTCCAAGAGAAGAAAAAGTTCTAAGATTAAGATTCGGCTTAGATGATGGAAGAGCTAGAACACTTGAAGAAGTAGGAAAAGAGTTTAATGTAACAAGAGAAAGAATTAGACAAATTGAAGCTAAAGCATTAAGAAAGCTTAGACATCCATCAAGAAGTAAGAAGTTAAAAGATTATCTAGATTAA
- a CDS encoding ImmA/IrrE family metallo-endopeptidase: MSNLMTYEDLLIYAQNKGLNIKEKKLKFNFKGLYKNSRILINSDIDTDIERKCILIEEIGHHETSFGNIIDYNNLNSKKQELRARRWANEKLIEIKDLICAYNYGIKNKYELADFFGVTEEFLNDTIINYRKKYGICYQIDSYLIYFEPNLGILKLV; the protein is encoded by the coding sequence ATGAGTAATTTAATGACATATGAGGATTTACTTATCTATGCTCAAAATAAGGGGTTAAATATTAAAGAAAAAAAATTAAAATTTAATTTTAAGGGATTATATAAGAATAGTAGAATACTTATTAATTCTGATATCGACACAGATATTGAACGTAAATGTATTCTAATTGAAGAGATAGGACATCATGAAACATCCTTTGGAAATATAATTGACTATAATAATCTTAATAGTAAAAAACAAGAATTAAGAGCTCGAAGATGGGCAAATGAAAAACTTATTGAAATAAAAGATCTAATTTGTGCTTATAATTATGGTATAAAAAATAAATATGAATTAGCTGATTTTTTTGGAGTAACTGAAGAATTTTTAAATGATACCATTATTAACTACAGAAAAAAATACGGCATTTGTTATCAGATAGATTCTTATTTAATATATTTTGAACCAAACTTAGGAATATTAAAATTAGTTTAA
- a CDS encoding helix-turn-helix domain-containing protein — translation MSYIGNFLKNKRIEKKLTLKDLSDLSGVGPSTISDIETGKALNPRMITLQKLASSLDISVNDFFEETKIDIIDENLIKNVDIEKQKQIDTVAAHLEDKHLTPKKVKLLKDYIDALFDDENW, via the coding sequence ATGAGTTATATAGGTAACTTTTTAAAAAATAAAAGAATTGAAAAAAAACTTACATTAAAAGACCTATCAGATTTGAGTGGTGTTGGACCAAGTACAATTTCAGATATAGAAACTGGTAAGGCTTTAAATCCTCGAATGATAACACTTCAAAAACTAGCTTCTTCTCTTGATATATCCGTAAATGATTTTTTTGAAGAAACAAAAATTGATATTATAGATGAAAATTTAATAAAAAATGTAGATATTGAAAAACAAAAACAAATTGATACAGTTGCAGCACATTTAGAAGATAAACATTTAACTCCAAAAAAGGTGAAATTACTAAAAGATTACATAGATGCTCTATTTGATGATGAAAATTGGTAG
- a CDS encoding Nif3-like dinuclear metal center hexameric protein: protein MVLVKDIANIIEEKAPKFLKEDFDNVGLMVGDNNKEVKSVLLALDCTKKVIKEAIDNNVDLIITHHPLIFKKPKSIINGDLLGDKVIDLIKNDISLYSCHTNLDSAKGGINDTLLELLDLKYNKIIESSNIKGFEECGLGRIVELEKNINIEEIVRMLKDKLKINNMRVVKGNKNINKLAIINGSGQDFFYMCKELDVNCIITGDTTYHFASDFKEYGINIIDAGHFSTEWLAFIKSLDFLEDKFKEVKFIISEKCEDPYDFI from the coding sequence ATGGTTTTAGTAAAAGATATTGCAAATATCATTGAGGAAAAAGCTCCTAAATTTTTAAAAGAGGATTTTGATAATGTTGGATTAATGGTTGGAGATAATAACAAGGAAGTAAAGTCAGTTTTATTAGCTTTAGATTGTACTAAGAAAGTTATAAAAGAGGCTATTGATAACAATGTTGACTTAATAATAACTCATCATCCTTTAATATTTAAAAAACCTAAAAGTATAATAAATGGAGATTTATTAGGTGATAAAGTTATAGATTTAATAAAAAATGATATAAGTTTATATTCATGTCATACTAATTTAGATTCTGCTAAAGGTGGAATTAATGATACATTACTTGAATTATTAGATTTAAAATATAATAAAATAATTGAGAGTTCTAATATTAAGGGTTTCGAAGAATGTGGACTAGGTAGAATTGTTGAATTAGAAAAAAACATTAATATTGAAGAAATAGTAAGAATGCTTAAAGATAAACTAAAGATTAATAATATGAGAGTTGTAAAAGGTAATAAGAACATAAATAAATTAGCAATAATTAATGGTAGTGGTCAAGATTTCTTCTATATGTGTAAAGAACTTGATGTAAACTGTATAATAACTGGTGATACAACATATCATTTTGCTTCAGATTTTAAAGAATATGGAATTAATATAATAGATGCAGGACATTTTTCAACTGAATGGTTAGCGTTTATAAAGAGTTTAGATTTCTTAGAAGATAAATTTAAAGAAGTAAAATTTATAATTTCAGAAAAATGTGAAGATCCATATGATTTTATTTAA